The following nucleotide sequence is from Roseivirga sp. BDSF3-8.
CTCAGCCCCCCTTGTCACACTCGATGAGGCCTTAGCCATTGCCCTCAGGCAAAACTACAGCCTGCGCATCGCCGAAAGAGACCTCGAAATAGCCGAGAATAATGTCACCATCGGCAACGCCGGTTTTTTACCCAGCCTGCAGGCTTCCGGCAACTATAATTACTCCAACCAGGACACCCGCATCGAATTCGCCAGCCCCGAGGCAGATAACATAGACCGCAGCGGAGCCGTATCCGAATCCTATGGCGGCGCCCTTACCCTCAACTACACCATTTTCGGCGGTGGCCGCTTCTACATCTACGACCGCCTCATAGCCCAGTCAGACATAGCCCGCCTGCAGGAGTCACAGGCTATGCAGCAGACCATTCTCGATGTCAGCACCCAATACCTCGACATGGCAGGGCAGTACCGCAGTGTGCAGATCAATGAGCAGGCCATAGCCATCTCCGCCGAGCGGTACCTCAGAGTAAAGGGGCGCTACGAGTTTGGTGGCGTTAGCAAACTTGAGCTACTCAATGCCGAAGTAGACCTCAGAAACGACAGCATCACATGGAAGCAATCCATACTTGCCTTTAAGCAGCAGCAAAACGACTTTAATGTCCTCCTTGGTGTGCCGGTAGATACCACCTACCGTATTGACACAGCCTTTTCCTACACCCGTAACCTCGAGCTGCAGACCATACTGTCCGAGGCAGACCAGCGAAACCCCTCCCTCAGGCTCGCCAAACTAGACCGCCAGGTGAATGAACTAAGGGTAAAAGAAACCAATGCAGGCTTCTGGCCCATACTTGACCTTAGCGGAGGCTACCAATACAACCGTACCGAAAACGAGGCCGGCTTTGTCGCCCTGCAGCGTACCAAAGGCTGGAATACCGCCCTCAACCTCACCTTTGTCATCTACGACGGAGATAACCGTAACCGCCTTGTACAGAACGCTGAGGTTAACCTTGCCAGCAGCGACATACGGCTGGAACAAGCCCGCGCCACCCTGCAGGCAGACATTCGCAATGCATGGGTAGCCTACACCACCAATGTAGACCTGCTGGAAAGCAGCCTGGATAATCTGGAAGTGGCACGTTTGCAGTACACCCGCAGCCAGGAAGCCTTCGCCACCGGCGAGATCAACGGCCTGGACCTGCGCGACGCCCAGCTAAACCTGATCCGTGCCCGTAAAAACGTATCCGATCAGCAGATAGCCGTCAGGCAGGCCGAAATCAGCCTTTACTACCATGCCGGCTTGCTCGTAGAATAGCCCGTGTTTTATATGTACTTAGGACACTTTTCATTTACGAATATTCCCTCATTAGTTCGGTAGAGTTTCCCGGTGGTTTATCCCGGTTACCCTATGGTCAGGTAAGCGCCCCCCTATGTACAATACCAAATGTCAGTGCATTAGACGTTTATTCGTTTTACAGACTTTACCCGTGTGGGCCCGGCACGTCCCCGAAGCAGGGAACCCGGCAATAAGCTGTGGTTTCCTGCTGGTTTATTTGCGGGAAATCATGAGGTATTTTTAGAGATTGTGAAAGTTTTTCTTATATTGGAGGACTATTTCAAACGATTGCATAGACCCACGGTGGTGATTTTAGTTCATTTGTGGAACTAAAAATTGACAAGCACTTTCTCCACCGAATGCAGACCGGCTGATCTTTCACTTTTACTGGAATGTAAATGCCTTTTTTTAGGCACACAGCCGCTTCGTTTGGCAGAGTATGCCGGTGGATTAGTAAATCCTTACGCGTGGGCAAAAGGCCCTGGACGTGCTATTTGGCCGGTCATTTTTTAAATACTCGTTACTGACCGTTAGTGTCAGAAATTTTTCAAGGTTTTATAAAATAAATAGCTTCCAAAAATGAGACAGAAAATGCTGGAGTACAGTAAAATGATTCTGAGTAAGGTTAGTTTTAGCCGCGCCCTTTTCCAAAAAGAGTACCGGAAATCATTGAACATACTGGAAAAGAGCGAAGCTGAAGCGCTCCGTGAATGGGTGCAGCAAAACTATTTGCATCAGAAAGACCTTTGGTACACGGCTGACTCCTCTGCCGAGAGTCATATCGTGGCTTAAGTACAGATACATGAGGTATCTGTAGGGATCCGATCCCATGAGATTTGCAGTGTGCAGAATCTTTTAAGAATTACAACAGACCCCCTATAACCGGCCTATTTCAGGCCGGTTTTTTTTGTAACCACCCCCTGCGTTTACCCGTAAATATTCCTGATGGTTTCAAGCTAAAAAATCCATTGTGAAAGCTATACGCTCATTTTCTGCATGTCTGGTTATTGCCATTGCCCTACAGGTCAATGCAGATGCCACCTTTAAAGTAGAAGAGGCCGAAAGCAAGACCCCTGTAGAGGCAGTTGCCAGTCACTATTACCAGCGTAAGCCTGCTAAAGAAAGCATAAGGCAGCAGCAAAAGCTGGCTGAGCCCGCCTTTAGGCTTACCCAACTTCACACACCCTCACTTGCTTCAGCGACAAGTACGCCGCCCATTAGGCGTTACCTTGTTTTCTGCTCCTTTCTTTGTTAGCCAGTTCCCTTCAGACTCCACTGAATTTTACTGCTAACAAAAAACCACAGAATACATGAAGACATCCATGCTTGAGTATTGCAAGCTCATACTGTCCAAGGTATGTTTTGATAAGAGACTTTTCTGGAAAGAATACCGCAAAAGCCACCGCTTTCTGGGAGACCAGGACGCCTCTATCCTCAGAGAATGGGTCAGAGAAAAGTATTTCTCTACCGGTAAAAAACAAACGGCCACCTCACATGCCGCCTGAAGGGTATTGATTCTAATACAGTGTTAAACAAAAAAACCGGCCATATGAGCCGGTTTTTATTTTTTGGGGAATAGCTGATGCCAGATACTACTCCTGGAGTAAAGATCCCGTAAGACGCAGTATTTCCGTTTCTGACTGGATCAGGTCATACCGTGCCTGCAGATTTTCCAGGGAGGCATTCAGGAAAGCCAGTTGGATGTCACGGTAGTCAAAACTGTTAATGATACCCGTGCTGTATTTATCTTCCGCCAGCTGTACATTCAGTTGCGAAGCTTCCGCATTCAGCGCGCTTATGGCCTGCAGGCTCTTGCGTACGTCATACAATTCCACCGCCGTTTTCAGATCATTCGACAATTCCAGCATTAACTCATCTACCAGCAGATCGCCAATATTTTCCTCGACCATGGCATTTGCAATGTCCCTTTTCACCCGGCCACCGTCATATAGCGTAAAGTTCAGCGTGAAGTTTACAAAGAACTGATTACTAAGGTTATTAATCACCGGCGGCGTACCTTCCCCTACATTCGCCTGACTCAGGTCTAAACGCGAGCGGTTATGGCTATAGCCCCCCGTGGCGGTGATAGTCGGATACTGCTGTGCCTGTGCCAGCATCACCGACTTCTTCAGTAGCTGCTGGTTCAGGTACTGATTCCGCAGGTTCGTATTGTTAGCCGCCATCTGTGCGTAGAGCGCATCATAGTCAAAGTTCGTCTCTATCACCTCCAGGCTATCAGATACCTGTATTTGGTGATCCAGCGGCAGCGCCAGCAACACCTTCAGGTCACGCAGCGCCTGACCGTAAGCCTGTACCTGCCGCACATAGTTTGAGCTATCCGTCAGGTAAGCCGTCTGCTCCTGCAGCAAGTCAAAAGTCACCGCACTACCGATGCGCTTCCGCTCCTGTACGTAGCGGTAGCGGTCTCCGCTCACGTCCAGTGTACGCCTGAATACCTCCAGCCGTTCCTTTTCCAGCACCGCCTGGTAGTACTGTCCTATGATCGCCTTCATGGTGTTTTCCACTACCAGGGCCGCATTACCCATGCTCTGCTCTTCCAGTAGTGCCAGGCGGTGCTTGCTAATGTTTACCGCAAAGCCATTGAATAGCGTCCAGCTTACATTCACCCCCGGTGATACCGAATTACGAATAGTCGTGCCCGATAACTGAAAAGGGGCTGCATTAGGCACGTCAGACAGGCTGTTTTGCTGATCCACCACCAGGTTGATCGTAGGCCAGCGGCCCGCCTCACCCCATGAGTTATTGTTTTCAGCTATATCCACCCGTTTTCGCTCTATCCGGATATCGAAATTATTTTCCAGACCCAGTGATAACGCTTCGGCCAGGCTCAGGGAGTTTCCTTCCTGAGCCGCAGCCGGATGGTACCAGGCAGCACCTAACAGTACACCCGTTAGCAGGGTGCGTAATACTTTATGAAATATCTTCATGAATATGCGTGCTAAAGTCCCTTATTATCCTCTCTGCTCACAGATGTAGTGGCGAGCGTTTTAGCGTTGCCCATACGGATGGACTTCTCTCTTCGGTGATTTTTGATGGAAGGCTCCAGCCTCTCCCTCCTGATTTTATGGCCGAACGTCCTGGCCAGGCCATATCGCAGGTCATTGAATACCAGTACCAGTACAGGCAGGAATATCAGGATGAACATCGTGCCGAATAAGATACCGTACGCCACCGATACTGCCATGGGAATCAGGAATTGCGCCTGAAAGCTTTGCTCCAGTATGAGCGGATACAAACCTGCCACCGTCGTGATGGTAGTAAGCAAAATAGCTCTGAAACGCGCCTGACCGGCATTAAATATAGCCGTCTGTATATCCTCACCCTCCAGCAGGTTTCGGTTATACTTATCTATGAACACCACCGCATCGTTAATAACCACCCCAGCCAGCGCAAGCATACCCCAGGCACTAAGTAACGAAACCGGTGTGCCCTCCAGGCCATGCCCCCAGCAGGCTCCGATCCAGCCCAGAGGGATCATAAGGATGACCAATATGGCCTGTATGAAACTCCGGAAGCTGATAATAAGGATAATGATGATCACGATAAGAGCCAGGCCAAGGTACACGATCATCTGCTGCAGTGACTCCTCACTGTTTCTGGATTGCCCTTCATAACTGAAGCGAACACCCGGGTAGGAAGCCAGTACCTTAGGTTCTATATCCGTCCGGATCTTCTCCAGGATAGCGGGCACCTCGGCGTAAGGGTCCTCCAGGTCCGCTTCGATCGTGATCTCACGGCTGCCGTCCCTGTGCCGGATCGAGCTGGGGCCACGCTCTATGCTGTAGTCCACCAACTGAGTAAGCGGGTACGCTTCGCCGCTTTGGCTACGGATCTTGGCGCTCTCCAACTGGCCGATGTTCATCCGGTCCTCACGAGGGTAGCGAACATATACCCGTACCTCGTCTATCCCTCTCTGCAGGCGCTGGGCTTCTCCACCGAAAAATCCCTGGCGAAGCTGGTTTGAGATAATATTGCGGTCCAGGCCCAGGAAGTAGGCCTCCTCTTTGGGCTGAATGAGCACCTCTCTGCGTCCCAGGGGGTCCGTGTCCGAGATATCCTTAAGCATCGATATACCAGCCAGTTCCTCCTTCAGCATTTCCGTGGCCCCTTCCATTTCCTCCAGGTCATTGCCCAGCAGGCCGATAGAAACCGGCTTACCCCACCGGTTCATACCACCTACGGCAAACTTTTCAGCCTCCGGTACCGGCCCTATGTACTGCCTTATCATTCCCGCTATCTGGAAAGTGGATATCGGAGAGCCCTCCATATCTTCCAGCGAGACGCCTATGCTACCGGTATGGCTGCCGCTCTCACCGCCATTCATCATCACACCGGTTACCCGCGTAGTGCTTTCAATAAATTTAAAATCAGGATGGTATACGGCAAGCGTATCTTCTACCTGCCTTACTGCCTGCTCAAACCGTACCAGGTAGTCCTCTACAATGGCCTCGCCAGTACCAGGCTTAAAGGCCACCCCGATCTCGATCCTGTCAAACTGGATAGGAGGGAAGAAGGTATACCGGATGATCCCTCCCTTAAACATACCTATGGTGATAAGGAAAAAGAAAATGATTAGCGCAAAGCTTACATAGCGATAATCCAGGGCTTTTTTCAGGACCTTGCCATACACATGAGAACGCACCCAGTTAATCGAGTTTTCCAGGGCATTCTTAATTCGGGTAAAGAGCGTCTTTCTCTCCTGCTGCTTAAGCACAGATTTAGACCCGATGTGACCGGGCAGTACCAGGAAAGCCTCTACTAGTGAGAAGGAAAGGCTGGCAACCACCACAAAGGCGAGGTCTCCGAAAAACTCGAATGTACCCGTAACAAAGAACAGGGGTGTAAAGGCAACAATAGTGGTAAGAACAGAGGTGAATACCGCAGGTAATACCTCCAGCGTGCCATCAAGAGCAGCCTTCATTGGCTTTTTGCCCTTTTCAAAATGGGTGTAGATGTTTTCGGCGATCACAATACCATCATCCACAAGGATACCCACCACCAGGATCATTCCGAACAGGGAGATCATATTAATGGTCACACCACCGAAATAGGCAGCTATCGCCATACCCATGAAGCTGATGGGGATGCCCATGGCTACCCACATACTCAGCCTGAGGTTGAGAAACAGACCTAATACGACTATGATAAGGAAGAACCCGATGACCCCGTTTTTCACCAGCAGGTTCAGACGGGAGTGGAGGGTATTCAGAAAGTCGAGTGTGATGGTGAGGTTTACATCATTATGCTTTTCGTTAAACGTAGCCGCATAATTATTTACGTAGGAACTGATGGCCTCCAGGTCCTCCTCAGGCAGTTTCGTTACCTCAATATTTACCGACTGCTCCCCATTGTAATACACGCTGTAGGATTGCTCGGCAAACTGCAGTTTCACGTCTGCAATGTCCTTTATCAGAAGGTTTGTGCCCTCAGCATTCGAGCGGAGCGTAATATTGCCTATCTCGTCAGGGTCTACCTCTTTGGCGCGGGAACGGATAAGTACCTCCTCCTGCGTGTTTCTGAGGGTACCGGCCGATATATCCCTGTTTTGGGTGCGTATGGCAGTTATGATGTCCTCAAAGGTAAGGTTATACCTGTTCAGGTTCTCTTCCGGTACTTCCACACTGATCTCCAGGGTAGGGTAGCCCGATATTTCCACCTGGCTGATGAGGCCGGAGTTCAGGAGGTCTTTTTCCACACGTTGGGCATACTCCTTCAGCTCCATCATTTCCAGATCACCATGCAGTACCATGATGACGCCCCGGTCCGTATTCTTTCTTTTAAAAACGGTGGGCTTTTCAGCATTTTCAGGAAAGCTGCTGATCTGGTCCACGGCATTTTTTACCTCTGTGAGTATCTCATCTATGTCGTAATTTTCATAGGTGGTGATATTCACGTTGGCAGAGTTCTCCGAGCTGGTGGAGATGATCTCTTTTATACCGGGAATGGCTTTTACCGCCTGCTCGATCTTGGTGGCTACCCCTTCTTCCATCTCACGTGGTGATGCTCCGGGCATAGCCACATTAATGGTAATATTATTAGTGGAGCGCTCAGGGAAGAAAGACTTTTTCATTAAAAGGCCGGCCCCGATACCACCCATCAGGAGTACCAGAATGATCAGGTTAGCCAGCAGGGGGAATTTAATGAATTCGCCTACTAATTTTTTCATAAGCTTATCCTTGCAGGATTTGTACTTTCATATCTTCTTCAGCCGTGGCCGGGGCCTCGGTCACCAGTTTTTCTCCTGGTTCCAGGCCTCTTATCAGGTAGGTCTCATCATTGCTTTTCACCACCTGTATCTGCTTCTTCTTCAATACCCCGTCGCTTACCACATATACATGGTTACGGTCGAACACGCTTTTGCGCGGGATTTCCATGACATTTTCCAGCGTCTCGCCATCTATCACAGCCTTCATATACATGCCGTCATACAAAGGGGCTTCCCGGCGGGGCTTTACATTAATGTACACATTTATCGACTGGGTGCTGGGGTCCACGCGTTCCGCTTTGCGCAGGATAGTACCTTCCCATTCAGTTTCACCCTCACGGTCTGTCACCACCACCTCACTGCCTGTTTTTACAAACTTCTCGTTACGGATCTCGATAGGCACTTCCAGCTCCAGCTTGTCAGTCCGGAAAATCCTGGCTATCTGACCGCCGGCATTCACTACAGAGCCCGTTTCCAGGAATACCTCCGAGATATTACCATCATACGGCGCGTAGATATAGTATTTTCTAAGGCGCTCTTCCAGGCTGCGTATGCTATAGTATTCGTTCAGAATATTACGGGTGGCGAGGAAGGTCTTTAGCTTAGGGTCTTCCACTGCAGGGATTGCAGGCAGGGTTTTCTCTATGTCTATTTTATCAAAGTAACTCTGCCAGGCCTCATAGCTGTCAGTGAAGTCAATACGCAGGTCCGGAAGTATCCCGGCAATCATATTAAGAAAGGTGCTCTTACGTGCCTGTATGGTCAGCCGGTTTTCAGTATCGTCTATACGCGCGAGAAGCTGCCCTTTTCTGAAGGACTGCCCTCTTTTTAGTGATACGGATCCGGGTAGAAGTCTACCGCTTACCTCGGCGGTAATTGTTACGGGCTGGCTGGATCCCAGACGGCCAAATGCCTCTACACTGGAGTTTTTATCGCTGTAAGAGACCTCCTGTACACGCACGTGATTTACAACCGGCGGTTTGGGGCGTTGGGGTGGAAGCTCTTTCTGGTTGCTGAAATAGGTCATGAGTCCGTATCCCGATGCCAGGATCAGAATGACAAGCAATCCAGCTAGCATTACCTTTTTATTCATCGATGCCAATTTTCCTTTATTAAGTAGCTTTTTTTTCTACGCGAAATTATGAAACGTGTTTAGCAGTTGACAGGCTATTTACGCCAGCGGATGTATGAATTAACAGGCGGAGGGGAGAGGCATTAAAAAAAGCCCCTGCACAGGGCAGGGGCTTTAAATAAGGGCGCCGGCAATGTCTCCGGCTTAGTTCAATAGCATATTTTTTTCTGTCAGGTAGTACCGGCTACCAATCAGAAGATAGTCATTGGTCATTTCCTCATCAAACAGTTCACTGGCCATGAACTCCGGATCAGTGGTCATGTCCTCGGCTACTACAGGAGCCTGCCAGTAGATAACCATGTGCACCAGGCTGATATCGTTCTGGTCTTTCCAGATTTCTTTTTTGATGAAGCTACGCTGGTCTTCCAGTTTACCTGTCCATTCAGTACTGTCTTTCCGGAAGAAATCTTCCTGGGAAGACGGGTCTACTCTGAAAGTGAGGAACTCCACTGCTACCGATGCCTTTCGCTCTTTCTGTCTAAGTTTGGATACACCCGTATGGAATATGCCAACGACCATCAGAACAATCAGTAGAAGTGAGAATCTTTTCATCAAGAACAGGAATTAATTAAGTGTTTGAATAGGTAAACTTACCTACCAAATATAATCATTTATATGATGCAATTGCAAGTATTAACGTGCGGTATGTACTAAACATAGAAAACCTGCCTCTGCAATTCCTGAAAAGTGAGGCAGTTACCTACTTTATTTGTGTTTTTCCTGGCGACTGTGTAATTAAATGTATAATTGCCCTTTTTGAATAATTAAAATTATCAAGTTCTAAAACGTAATATTTCCGGGGTTTAGATACCTCTTTTTTAGCGGTAATTGAGGGTTATATGCCCTCAAATAGCGTGTGTGTATCCAGGTAGTCAGGTACGGTGGCCTGCCATTTCAGTTCCTGCGAAATATAATTCTGAAGGGCCATGGCACTTTCTTCTTCGCCATGTACGATGTAGGTCATCTTGGGGCTGCTTTCGAAACCGGAAAGCCAGCGGTGTAGCTCCTGCCGGTCTGCATGTGCGGAGAGGCCGTCTATATCTTTTACATGACAGCGTATAGGCACGGGCAGTCCGAATACTTTGACGGCTATTTCACCATCCTGAATATCACGCCCCCGGGTGCCCACAGGCTGGAATCCGCTGAAGAGCAAGGTGTCGTTCTCCCGTGGCAGGCGGTGGTAGAGGTGATGGAGGATACGCCCGCCGGTGAGCATGCCGCTGGCTGATAATATCACGGCATTCTTTTCCAGCTTATTGAGGCTTTTGGATAGCTCCCGGTCACGGCAGTAGTGCAGGTTAGGATGGTCAAATACCCCCCTGGGTTCGTCCAGTTCTTTATTATCCAGGCGGTGGTATTTTATAAACTTCCTGTACAGGTCGGTTACGCTGATGGCCATGGGGCTGTCTATGTAAACAGGAATGTTTGGTATGCGTCCGGCATCTATAAGCTTGGTGAGGTAGTAAATTATGGTTTGGGTACGACCAACACTAAAGGCCGGTATGAGCAGTACCCCACCATTGTCCTGGCTTTCGTTTACCACTTCGGCAAACTGCTCCTCTACGTCCTCATTTACGTCCTCATTAAAGTTATCCCGGTCCCCGTAGGTAGACTCTATGAGTAGTATATCAGCAGAGGGAACACTGGCAGGGTTAAAGAGAGTGGGGTGGTTATACCTGCCCAGGTCACCGCTGAAGAGGATGGTTTTTTCCTGGTAGCTACCCTGCAGGCGTACTTCTACCATGCTGGCGCCCAGAATGTGGCCGGCGTAGTGAAACCGGAAGCTGATTCGCTCATCCAGTCTTATCCACTCACCCATGGGGCTGGTGGTAAGATGAGGGAATACCTGCTGAGCATCTTCTGCCGTGTAGAGGGGTTGGGGGTATTCATGTTTGGAGTATCCTTTTTTCCTGGCAAACTCGGCTTCCTCTTCCTGTAGTCGTCCGGAATCAGTCAGCATGATCCTGAGCAGTTCAGCAGTGGGCTCAGTGCAGTGGACAGGGCCGCGGTACCCGTCTTTAAACAACCTGGGCAGGTAGCCGCTATGGTCTATGTGAGCATGCGTAAGCAGTACGGCATCGATCTTGTCGTGCTCCAATGGCAGCGGGTGCCAGTTTCGTTCCCTGAGGGGCTTAAGACCCTGAAAGAGTCCGCAGTCAATTAGCAAGTGAGTATCGTCTACTTCCAGCAGGTACTTTGAGCCGGTGACGCTCTTGGCGGCGCCAAAAAATTTGAGCCTTACATTCATACAATAAAAAGTGGCAGGTAAAAAAAAAGCACCTCACTGAGGTGCTAAATAATATAGTTAAAGTTCTCTGAAAAACTCCAGAAAACCAGCGTTTCTTCCTTTATAGCGCATAACCAGTAGCGGAAAATCAGAGTCGAGCTGTATGAGCTTCTCTGCTATGCTACCGAGAAAAAAAGCGGTGGATACAGTACGGCCCTTCGCACCGATGACTACCAGGTCAGCCTTCTTATTTTTGGCTACATCCACGATGTTGGTAGTGAAGTCGTTATTATCATCAAGATCGTAGAGGTCTTTAAGGGGTACCTCCTTTTTATCGATCTTATGAATGAACTTTTTAAACTCCATCCGGGCATTTTTCTTCATTCGCTCAGCTACTTCCTTAAAGGACTTGCCTGTATAGTGATAGCCTGCCGGTACTTTATAGACGTTCATGCAGAGTACCTGAGGCTTCTCGGTACGCACACTGGCGATATCAATGGCTTTTTCCAGGGCAAGTTTACTGTACTCTGAAAAGTCGATAGGCACAAGAATACGCTCCAGGGAAGGCTTGGTGTCTTCCGGAATGATGAGGAGAGCACATGCTGCACGGCGGGCCAGACGCTGTGCAAGCATACCACTTTGTTTACTCTTTTCTCTTCTGCCCAGTATAATAAGGTCTATATCCTTAATATCAATGATATTGAGCATTTGCCTGCCGATGCTGCCGGTCTTTACAATAATGTCAATTTTCTGCTTAACATCGGGCAGGTACTTGTCCACCTCGGATTGAATGATCCGCTTCTTTTCATCGATGGTCTTTTCCTTCAGGTCAGGAAATTCGCTTTTGAGTGCTTCTGGAAATTCTTCTTCTTTGAGAATGTAGACAAAGTTAATTTCCTCTACCCGATCACTTTGGGTAATGAAGCTTACGAAATTCATAAGCGTTTCGTCCAGATCGGATAAATCCAGACCTACAAGTACGTTTTTGAACATGTACATGATACAATCCCTGCTGTTTGGGGTTCAAAATTAGTATATTCCCTCAAGCATCCCGGTATATTTTCTCCGATTTTTCGTGGACCGGCCAGGCTTATAACTGATCAATATAAGGGTAAATACTGGTATAAATCGAGCGACGTAATATTGTTTGGAAACCAGGTGGATTATCCTGTTACCATTTCGGGTTTCCTGGCATAAGGGAAAATGGATTTTTTTTAAAGTTCACCCCTCCTTTTTTCATTAATAGTCTTTCAGAAGGTCCGCCAGCATTTCAAACTGCTCCTTAGAGTGAGCGGGAAAGTTGGCAATCCGGATGTGTTTATCGGCATAATCCCCGTATCCGGTACCTACTACAAGCCCATTCTTGGCCAGGTGACCCTGTAATTCCTCTACATCCCCGTCTACTTCCAGCACAATTACAGTCTGACTCCGGTTTTCTTTTTTCTGCACAAAAGGCCTTACGGTAGGGTGGCCTTCCACCGCATTATAGATTACGGCCGACTTATAGCCGGTCTCATTACGAATCTGTTTTATTCCACGCGTGATCATATCACGGGCCACTTTGCCCAGCAGGTAAATACCGAGAACATTCGGCGTCTCAGGGGTCTGGTCTTTCAGTGCCTTAGCCCAAAGGCTGGGGAGGCTGTGGTACGAGCCTACGGACCTTTTACGCATCAGCATCGACTCGGCTTTGGCCATGCACCGGTCATTTACTATCCAGACACCTAACCCGGCAGGCAGGCCGAATGCTTTCTGTACACTGAAATAGAGGCTGTCAAAGTCATTGAAATCAAAGGGCGCGCAGGGTATGGAAGAAACAGCGTCTACGGCTATAAGCTGCTCGGGAAAGGCCTTTCTAAGAACGCCCAGATCCTTCATGGTGTGCATAGCTCCGGTACTGGTCTCATTGTGGGTGATAGAAATGAGTTCGTACGTTTCACTGAGCATGATCTTTTCCAGGTCTACTACCTGGCCGTCCGGAGCCATTATCTTTTGGGGGTTACGTCCCAGTTCCATAGCTATTTTAAAAAAGCGGCTGGAGAAAGCTCCATTGATGAGGTGGTAAGATTCTTCTTCGACGAGGTTTTGTATGGTACGTTCCCATATCTCGGTGGCAGAGGCTGTAAAGAAGATATGGAAGTTGTCGGGTATGTCCAGTAGTTCGGACAGCGTTTCGCGGGTTTCCCGGAAGATTGACTGAAAGGTGGCACTGCGATGTGAAATACTGGGTATCTGATCACGGAGGGCTGCCCGGATATGATCCTGTACGGTAAAGTATAGTTCTGATGGCCCGGGGGTCAAATAAGTCCTTCTGATGTTCATCGGCCGCTGATGTGATTTAGTTTGTAATGTTTGTAAACGTAAGTAATGAAATATAGAAGCGGAATAAGCAGCATAATCCCGCATATCATAAACATGGTTGGTATCCCGAATTCTTCGGCCAGGTAACCGGTAAGTATGGCGCCTAAGCCGATGCCCAGGTCTATTGCGCTTAAAAAGGTGCTGTTTGCCATTCCTCTGCGTTCCACAGTAACCATGTTCATGATCATGGTCTGTAAGGTAGGAATGAATAAGCCATTGCCAAGGCCGATCACAAATCCTGATGCAAGCATAGGCGTGCTGCTCTCAGAGAGGGACAGAAGTATGAGACCGGTAATAGTGAGGGTGAAGGATGAGATCAGCAGTAAGCGCGGTCCCTTCTTATCCATGATACGGCCTGCAGTGGGCCGGAATATGGCTACTCCTGCTGCATACACCAAAAAGAAGATGCCTACATTTTCCATTCCTACCTGCTTGGCATACAGCGTGATAAAACCAAGAATGGCGGAATAGGGTATAGCTCCCATGAACATCATAAAGCTAATGGGCAGTACTTTTTTCTCGTACATAGTACGGAAGCTGATCTTACGCTTTGCCTTGGCCGGCGGTGGAAAGCGCATGAGCATAACCATGACGATGCCCAATAGTGCCAGTCCGAAAGCTGTATAAAACAGGCGGTCGTA
It contains:
- a CDS encoding MFS transporter — its product is MQAISTSNVKKLWSRNFILHCLAYLLVAVAFYFLVPVLPLYVVDHLGESKDMVGYAVGLYAFSALLVRPFSGYAFDALGRRPVYLWAISLFVLLLAFYPFATSLMLLLALRVAHGLSWGFLTTGGSTIATDIVPDKRRGEGLGIFGMSITLSMALAPLLALEVLDGDHYDRLFYTAFGLALLGIVMVMLMRFPPPAKAKRKISFRTMYEKKVLPISFMMFMGAIPYSAILGFITLYAKQVGMENVGIFFLVYAAGVAIFRPTAGRIMDKKGPRLLLISSFTLTITGLILLSLSESSTPMLASGFVIGLGNGLFIPTLQTMIMNMVTVERRGMANSTFLSAIDLGIGLGAILTGYLAEEFGIPTMFMICGIMLLIPLLYFITYVYKHYKLNHISGR